The proteins below are encoded in one region of Flavobacterium sp. IMCC34852:
- a CDS encoding anhydro-N-acetylmuramic acid kinase yields the protein MLKESYKVIGVMSGTSLDGVDLAHIHFTVIDRKWQYKILESETISYSDNWLNKLRTAVDFSEAELKQLNQDYTILLGNIIKDFILKYKIKNLDAVCSHGHTILHQPQNGYTLQIGNLKEIAPIVGETIVCDFRVQDVKLGGQGAPLVPIGDRILFSDYDYCLNLGGFSNVSFEQDGKRIAFDISPVNTVLNFYANKLGLPYDDKGNIARSGETDMALLEELDNLSYYQKPYPKSLGFEFVKTVVLPLMESYDLSMEDKMHTFIKHIAKQTALALPNRRGNMLVTGGGAYNTFLLDSMQDYLPELQLIVPDAKTLEYKEALIFALLGVLKLRKEINVLSSVTGAKKDHSSGFIFDK from the coding sequence ATGTTGAAAGAAAGTTATAAGGTTATCGGTGTCATGTCGGGCACATCGTTGGATGGCGTTGATTTGGCACACATTCATTTTACGGTAATTGACCGCAAATGGCAGTATAAAATCCTTGAAAGTGAGACCATTTCTTATAGCGACAATTGGTTAAACAAATTGCGTACCGCGGTTGATTTTTCGGAAGCCGAATTAAAGCAACTTAATCAAGACTACACGATTCTTTTAGGGAATATCATCAAAGACTTTATCCTAAAATACAAGATTAAAAACCTCGATGCAGTTTGTAGCCATGGGCATACGATTTTGCATCAACCCCAAAATGGTTACACTTTACAAATTGGTAATCTAAAAGAAATTGCTCCAATTGTTGGCGAAACCATCGTCTGTGATTTCCGAGTGCAAGATGTGAAACTCGGTGGTCAAGGCGCGCCGTTAGTACCAATAGGTGATAGAATTTTATTCTCCGATTATGATTATTGTTTGAATTTAGGTGGTTTTTCGAATGTGTCTTTTGAACAAGACGGCAAACGAATTGCTTTTGATATTTCGCCGGTAAATACAGTTTTAAATTTTTATGCGAATAAATTAGGTTTACCTTATGACGACAAAGGCAATATTGCTCGAAGCGGTGAAACAGATATGGCTTTATTGGAAGAATTGGACAATTTATCTTATTACCAAAAACCTTATCCGAAATCTTTAGGCTTTGAATTTGTCAAAACTGTTGTGCTTCCGCTGATGGAAAGTTACGACCTGAGTATGGAAGACAAAATGCATACTTTTATCAAACACATTGCCAAACAAACAGCTTTGGCGCTTCCAAACAGAAGAGGAAATATGCTTGTAACAGGCGGTGGCGCATACAATACTTTTTTATTAGATTCGATGCAGGATTATTTACCCGAATTGCAACTAATTGTTCCCGATGCTAAAACTTTAGAATATAAAGAAGCTTTGATTTTTGCCTTGCTTGGTGTATTAAAGTTAAGGAAAGAGATTAATGTTTTGAGTAGTGTGACCGGCGCGAAGAAAGATCATTCATCAGGGTTTATTTTCGATAAGTGA